AAGATTCTAACCCTTACCCTTTGGAAAGTTATTCGACGTGAAGGCATCAGCCAGCCCGGCCACGCCACCGCCGAAGAATTTATGGGCAACGAAACCGACGACCGATGACCTACGGATTCTAACCGCCTACTTTTAACCCCTGACCTGGAACCCCATATGATTGGTGAACTTGCAGCTTTGGCCACATCGTTGGCCTTTTCTTTTGGATCAACTTTTCTCACCCTTGGCGGACGCCGCGTTGGCTCGATGATTCTCAATCGCACGCGGTTGTTGATCGCGATTATTTTTCTCAGCATCACGCATTGGATTACGCTGGGTACTCCGTTGCCGCTTCAGGCCGGATCGCACCGCTGGCTATGGCTGGGGCTTTCCGGTGTGGTTGGCCTGGTACTGGGCGATATTTTTCTCTTTCAGGCCTTTGTGTGGATCGGGCCGCGTCTCTCTATGCTGATGATGAGCCTTGCGCCTATCATTGCCACATTTCTGGCCTGGCTGTTCCTTGGCGAACAAATGGGCTGGGTGCAGTTTTTGGGCATTGGGTTAACTTTGGCCGGTGTGGCCTGGGTGGTGCTGGAGCGTAACGGTGCCAATAAAACCGCCAACCCCGATTATGCCCGCGGCATTCTCTATGGCCTGGGCGGTGCGGTTGGGCAGGCTGCCGGGTTGGTGTTAGCAAAACCTGGCGTGAGTGGCGAATTCTCGCCCATCTCAGCTAATCTCATTCGCATGATCAGCGCCGCAGTAGTGCTCTGGACGATCACTATCATACAGCGCCAGGCCAAAGAGACTGTACAAACCATCTACCGCAATCGCCGCGGTTTGCTTTTCATTTTACTGGGTTCCTTTGCGGGGCCATTTCTGGGAGTTTCGTTTTCGATGTTGGCGATTCAGAATTCCGAAGTCGGCGTTGCCAGCACCCTGATGGCCCTGCCCCCGGTCTTTCTACTGCCGATCAGCTATTTCGTATTCAAAGAGCGCTATGGTTGGGGGGCCATTGTTGGTACACTTATCGCTATTTCGGGGGTGGCGGTGTTGTTTTTGGTCTGAACGAACTGCTGAACAGGAGGCTGTTATGCGCCGCAAGAATCGCTTGTTTGTGCTTTCTCTACTATTTGTCTTTCTCATCAGTGGGGAGATCGCCGCGCAAGCCGGGGATAGTGATGAAAATTTTGATAAATGGTCATTGTGGACAAATGGAACGCAGTTGCGCGGCGCCAATATTCATCAATGGCGCGTGTACCCAGAGTTGGTCGGCACGGAAGAAATTGGCCCCGGCCCGGTGGGACCGCCGCTAACCCAGGCCGATTTTGACCGTCTGGCGGCGCTAGGGGCGAACTATGTCAACTTTTCAGTGCCCGGCGTTTTTACAGTTGAACCGCCGTATGTGTTAGATGATGGCGTGCTGGAAAATATGGACAACCTGCTCGAGATGGCTGCCAATGCTCATCTTTATGCCGTAATCAGCTTTCGCACCGGGCCGGGGCGTACCGAATTTACCTTTTTCTGGGACGAAGTTGGCGACTGGTTCGGTGAGGAATATTTGAACGACTCTATGTGGGGCGACCAGGCCGCGCAAGATGCCTGGGTGGAGATGTGGCGCGCCACCGCCGAGCATTATCGGGAAAACCCGATTGTGGTTGGCTACGATCTGATGGTGGAACCCAATGCCAATGAGGTCGGCACGCATGTTTTATACGATAATCTGGATATTTGGGACCCGGAAGAATTTCTCGATCAATATGGCGGCTCGCTCTACGATTGGGGGCAGTTATACCCTCGGATTTCTGCTGCCATCCGCGAGGTCGATTCCGAAACTCCCATCATCATTGGCGGGATGGGTTACAGCGCCGTGAATTGGCTGCCTTATCTGAAGCCGACCGGCGATGCGCGCACGGTCTACGCGGCGCATCAATATATGCCTTATGTGTACACGCATCAATCCCCCGATGAACCTTACACCTACCCCGGAGTTTATGATCTCGATTGGGACAATG
The window above is part of the Chloroflexota bacterium genome. Proteins encoded here:
- a CDS encoding DMT family transporter, with the translated sequence MIGELAALATSLAFSFGSTFLTLGGRRVGSMILNRTRLLIAIIFLSITHWITLGTPLPLQAGSHRWLWLGLSGVVGLVLGDIFLFQAFVWIGPRLSMLMMSLAPIIATFLAWLFLGEQMGWVQFLGIGLTLAGVAWVVLERNGANKTANPDYARGILYGLGGAVGQAAGLVLAKPGVSGEFSPISANLIRMISAAVVLWTITIIQRQAKETVQTIYRNRRGLLFILLGSFAGPFLGVSFSMLAIQNSEVGVASTLMALPPVFLLPISYFVFKERYGWGAIVGTLIAISGVAVLFLV
- a CDS encoding cellulase family glycosylhydrolase gives rise to the protein MRRKNRLFVLSLLFVFLISGEIAAQAGDSDENFDKWSLWTNGTQLRGANIHQWRVYPELVGTEEIGPGPVGPPLTQADFDRLAALGANYVNFSVPGVFTVEPPYVLDDGVLENMDNLLEMAANAHLYAVISFRTGPGRTEFTFFWDEVGDWFGEEYLNDSMWGDQAAQDAWVEMWRATAEHYRENPIVVGYDLMVEPNANEVGTHVLYDNLDIWDPEEFLDQYGGSLYDWGQLYPRISAAIREVDSETPIIIGGMGYSAVNWLPYLKPTGDARTVYAAHQYMPYVYTHQSPDEPYTYPGVYDLDWDNVNDTFDRAWLDEWLATVDEYQAEYGVPVVINEFGGTRWNPDLAQFMDDQMSLFEKRGLNYAFWEWPSSWEPFVSDVDAFNIRHGPDPENHVEVEASELLEVIQKYWALNTLRP